From a single Leptospira neocaledonica genomic region:
- a CDS encoding adenylate kinase, whose product MNSIIFMGPPGAGKGTQAKILCDTLGIPQISTGDILRAAVKNGTQMGLEAKRYMDAGDLVPDSVVIGIIKDRLVEPDCKNGFLLDGFPRTVEQADALDKILSTEGLKIKRAINLEVPDQELLERLLKRAEIEGRSDDNETTIKSRLETYNKKTLPLLDYYAAKGNLSRVNGVGNLDTVTKLIEKELA is encoded by the coding sequence ATGAATTCTATCATTTTCATGGGCCCTCCGGGTGCTGGTAAAGGCACCCAAGCAAAGATACTTTGCGACACTTTGGGAATTCCTCAGATCTCTACAGGAGATATTCTGAGAGCTGCCGTTAAAAACGGAACCCAAATGGGATTGGAGGCAAAGAGATATATGGATGCCGGAGATTTAGTTCCGGATTCAGTAGTTATTGGCATTATCAAAGATCGTCTTGTAGAGCCTGATTGCAAAAACGGATTCTTATTGGATGGATTTCCAAGAACTGTAGAGCAAGCAGATGCTTTGGATAAAATCCTAAGCACAGAAGGTTTGAAAATCAAGAGAGCGATCAATCTAGAAGTTCCTGATCAAGAACTTCTGGAACGTTTATTAAAACGTGCGGAAATTGAAGGTCGCTCAGACGACAACGAAACAACGATCAAGAGTCGTTTGGAAACTTATAACAAAAAGACTCTTCCGTTATTGGACTACTATGCTGCAAAAGGAAACCTCTCTCGTGTAAACGGAGTAGGTAACTTGGATACAGTCACAAAACTCATCGAGAAGGAGTTAGCTTAA
- the infA gene encoding translation initiation factor IF-1 yields the protein MAKEDAITVDGTVLEPLPNAMFRVELENGHKVLAHISGKMRMHYIRILPGDKVTVELSPYDLTKGRITYRKK from the coding sequence TTGGCGAAAGAAGATGCAATCACCGTGGACGGTACCGTTTTGGAACCTCTCCCAAACGCTATGTTCCGCGTGGAGCTGGAAAATGGTCATAAAGTTTTGGCTCATATTTCCGGCAAAATGAGAATGCATTATATCAGGATCCTTCCGGGCGACAAAGTCACCGTGGAACTCTCTCCTTACGATTTGACCAAGGGTAGAATTACCTACCGCAAAAAATAG
- the rpmJ gene encoding 50S ribosomal protein L36, with protein MKVRTSVKKICTSCKVIRRKGVIRVICTNPKHKQRQA; from the coding sequence ATGAAAGTAAGAACTTCCGTAAAAAAAATCTGCACTAGCTGCAAAGTTATCAGAAGAAAAGGTGTGATCAGAGTGATTTGCACCAACCCTAAACACAAGCAAAGGCAAGCATAA
- the rpsM gene encoding 30S ribosomal protein S13 yields the protein MARIAGIDLPREKRIVVGLTYIYGIGRSTSRKLLAKAGVDEAIRVKDLTDTQEAALRKAIEESIKVEGDLRSENQLNIKRLMDIGCYRGLRHRRGLPVRGQRTRTNARTRKGVKKTVANKKKVTK from the coding sequence ATGGCTCGTATCGCAGGTATCGATCTTCCAAGAGAAAAAAGAATCGTTGTTGGTCTGACGTATATTTACGGAATCGGCCGATCCACTTCTCGCAAACTTCTCGCTAAGGCGGGGGTAGACGAGGCAATCAGAGTGAAGGATCTAACCGACACTCAAGAGGCTGCTCTCAGAAAAGCGATCGAAGAAAGTATCAAGGTAGAAGGTGATCTTCGTTCCGAAAATCAACTCAATATCAAAAGATTGATGGATATCGGATGTTACAGAGGCCTGCGTCATAGAAGAGGTCTTCCTGTTCGTGGTCAAAGAACCAGAACGAATGCCCGTACTCGTAAGGGTGTTAAGAAGACCGTTGCCAATAAGAAGAAGGTGACTAAGTAA
- the rpsK gene encoding 30S ribosomal protein S11: MAEDKKGKKEKKVKKKEKKVVPRGKVYITASFNNTIITITDLAGNTLAWSTAGAMGFRGSKKSTPYAAQIAAGNAAEKAIDSTGLAEVDVLVSGPGIGRESAIRSLVARGLSIKMIKDVTPLPHNGCRPRKRRRV; the protein is encoded by the coding sequence ATGGCTGAAGATAAAAAAGGCAAAAAAGAGAAAAAGGTTAAGAAGAAGGAGAAAAAGGTCGTTCCTCGCGGAAAGGTCTATATCACCGCTTCTTTTAACAATACCATTATCACCATCACCGACTTGGCAGGAAACACTCTGGCTTGGTCAACCGCTGGTGCTATGGGTTTCCGTGGATCCAAAAAATCTACTCCGTATGCGGCTCAGATCGCTGCGGGGAATGCAGCTGAGAAGGCGATCGATTCTACCGGTTTGGCTGAAGTAGACGTTCTGGTTTCCGGCCCAGGTATCGGACGCGAATCTGCGATCCGTTCCTTAGTAGCTCGTGGACTTTCTATTAAAATGATCAAAGACGTTACACCTTTACCGCATAACGGTTGTCGTCCCCGCAAAAGAAGAAGGGTTTAA
- the rpsD gene encoding 30S ribosomal protein S4 — MARYRGPVVKLMRREGVNLYLKSSFTFNRDKFHKKGPPGMQPKRKPKVSEYGSQLREKQKLKRAYGLLEKQFRSLYEEASHAHGVTGEILLQLLERRLDNVVYRLGFAVTRRQARNFIAHNHILVNGEKVDIPSFRLKVGDKIEIKPKFRTSGFITQNIQLAQSLNNIPSWVSSDFIQFSGEILSLPERHHIDIPVKEQVIVELYSK; from the coding sequence ATGGCAAGATATAGAGGACCTGTCGTTAAACTAATGAGGAGAGAAGGTGTTAACCTTTACCTCAAATCCAGTTTTACTTTCAACAGAGATAAGTTCCACAAAAAGGGACCTCCTGGAATGCAACCAAAAAGGAAACCGAAAGTTTCCGAGTACGGTTCTCAGCTTCGTGAAAAACAGAAGTTGAAAAGAGCTTACGGACTTTTAGAAAAACAATTCCGTAGCCTTTACGAAGAAGCGTCTCACGCTCACGGTGTAACCGGTGAGATTCTTCTCCAACTTTTGGAAAGAAGATTAGATAACGTTGTATATCGTTTAGGTTTCGCAGTGACTAGACGTCAGGCGAGAAATTTTATCGCTCACAACCATATTCTGGTAAATGGAGAGAAAGTGGATATTCCATCTTTCCGTTTGAAAGTAGGCGATAAGATCGAGATCAAACCTAAATTTAGAACTTCTGGTTTTATTACCCAGAATATCCAATTGGCTCAATCTCTGAATAATATTCCTTCTTGGGTGTCTTCTGATTTCATTCAGTTTTCAGGAGAAATTCTGTCTTTGCCGGAACGTCATCATATCGACATTCCAGTGAAAGAGCAGGTGATCGTGGAGTTGTACTCCAAGTAA